From the Hylaeus volcanicus isolate JK05 chromosome 4, UHH_iyHylVolc1.0_haploid, whole genome shotgun sequence genome, one window contains:
- the LOC128875338 gene encoding uncharacterized protein LOC128875338 isoform X3: MLDPSVLTDLEELTLCSYCKQKYNDAEQCPKYLSCKHYFCLRCIENNLLKGRELFCAHCWKRTDLGDQGPDALPTHSSLLALANNLSHLKITTNNTSGKTNDKERKSENCHTHGMPLALWCATCCTALCRACATPQEHPGHQIKSQTDAKEQLISDVQLELVAMGKLSTEIQRLAMQQREFLIKVLEACVTLKTHVETDLQNGWSHFPEITDARETLGKAKASLQMIESPGDVYSLHSQLIIEKQRLQSKYQEMMLQCQLDDLIGNSGVVFDFALLKQALAGIHTGEPIVSQGASNGGRLPNHLAASQNPILFLANYCMSQLYSRHVVSKQQHMQNGSIEYHSSMMQPQPAPPGSVHVHQGPPAPATPQQLLIPPGSPSVKPAPPNAMLHPQQQSTFIPEGVGSGGGGGGGGLVTVHSSSQPPSTGIPASLRGPSNPYPLYYFNIEVNGSPHGRIVIEVRPDAAPKMAKNFSVLATGEVGVGYKGCTIFQCWDGESVITGDFELNNGRGGRSIFDDGYFMPDDTKFPAVRGAVGMRRTQKRHDNLGMVGSQFRIILQEMRGFTGIFGHVVEGLELVEKISTFGDQTGKPTKNILITKCGKL; encoded by the exons ATGCTGGATCCGAGCGTGTTAACGGATTTAGAAGAACTGACGCTTTGCAGTTATTGCAAGCAGAAGTATAACGACGCCGAGCAATGCCCGAAATACCTTAGTTGCAAACATTACTTCTGCCTACGTTGcatagaaaacaatttattaaaggGACGGGAGTTGTTCTGCGCCCACTGTTGGAAAAGGACGGACCTGGGCGACCAAGGGCCCGATGCTCTACCGACTCATTCTTCTCTCCTCGCGCTAGCCAACAATTTGTCTCACTTGAAAATTACCACGAACAACACATCCGGGAAAACCAACGACAAGGAGAGAAAG AGTGAGAATTGCCACACGCACGGGATGCCTCTGGCGTTATGGTGCGCGACATGCTGCACGGCGCTTTGTAGAGCATGTGCAACTCCACAGGAACACCCGGGCCACCAGATTAAATCGCAAACTGATGCCAAAGAACAACTTATATCCGAC GTTCAATTGGAGCTGGTTGCCATGGGAAAGTTATCGACCGAGATTCAGAGATTGGCTATGCAGCAACGGGAGTTTTTGATAAAAGTGTTGGAGGCCTGCGTAACGTTGAAAACGCACGTGGAAACGGATCTTCAGAACGGCTGGAGTCACTTTCCTGAAATAACTGACGCGCGGGAGACGCTTGGTAAAGCGAAAGCTAGTCTGCAGATGATCGAGAGCCCCGGGGACGTGTACAGTTTACATTCGCAGCTGATAATCGAGAAACAGAGATTGCAATCCAAGTATCAAGAGATGATGTTGCAGTGCCAGCTGGACGACCTGATAGGGAACTCGGGGGTGGTGTTCGATTTCGCATTGTTGAAGCAAGCGCTGGCTGGAATCCACACGGGCGAGCCGATAGTCTCGCAAGGTGCGAGTAACGGCGGTAGATTACCGAATCACTTGGCGGCTTCGCAAAACCCGATATTGTTCCTCGCTAACTATTGCATGTCCCAGCTGTATTCGAGGCACGTGGTCAGCAAGCAACAACACATGCAGAACGGTTCCATAGAGTACCACTCGAGCATGATGCAGCCACAGCCAGCTCCGCCGGGGTCCGTCCATGTTCACCAAGGTCCACCGGCGCCGGCCACCCCGCAGCAACTTCTCATCCCGCCTGGTTCACCGTCCGTCAAACCCGCGCCACCGAATGCTATGCTACACCCGCAGCAACAGTCGACGTTCATACCGGAAGGGGTCGgcagcggcggcggcggcggcggtggcggctTGGTAACCGTCCACTCGTCTTCTCAACCACCGTCCACCGGCATACCAGCGTCCCTCCGAGGACCTTCGAACCCTTATCCACTGTACTATTTCAATATCGAGGTGAACGGATCACCCCACGGTCGCATCGTGATAGAAGTGAGGCCCGACGCGGCGCCAAAGATGGCCAAGAATTTTAGCGTGCTCGCCACCGGCGAGGTGGGAGTCGGTTACAAAGGTTGCACGATCTTTCAGTGCTGGGACGGCGAGTCGGTCATCACTGGCGACTTCGAGTTGAACAACGGCCGCGGAGGCAGGAGCATATTCGACGACGGATACTTCATGCCCGACGACACAAAGTTCCCCGCGGTCAGAGGCGCGGTGGGAATGCGACGAACGCAGAAACGGCACGATAACCTCGGCATGGTCGGCTCGCAGTTTCGTATAATACTGCAGGAGATGCGCGGCTTTACGGGGATCTTCGGCCACGTCGTCGAGGGATTGGAGCTGGTCGAGAAGATATCTACTTTCGGCGATCAGACCGGCAAGCCTACGAAGAATATTCTAATCACTAAATGCGGTAAATTGTAA
- the LOC128875338 gene encoding uncharacterized protein LOC128875338 isoform X1, giving the protein MRPPPSAVSSFDHFLPDEMMLDPSVLTDLEELTLCSYCKQKYNDAEQCPKYLSCKHYFCLRCIENNLLKGRELFCAHCWKRTDLGDQGPDALPTHSSLLALANNLSHLKITTNNTSGKTNDKERKSENCHTHGMPLALWCATCCTALCRACATPQEHPGHQIKSQTDAKEQLISDVQLELVAMGKLSTEIQRLAMQQREFLIKVLEACVTLKTHVETDLQNGWSHFPEITDARETLGKAKASLQMIESPGDVYSLHSQLIIEKQRLQSKYQEMMLQCQLDDLIGNSGVVFDFALLKQALAGIHTGEPIVSQGASNGGRLPNHLAASQNPILFLANYCMSQLYSRHVVSKQQHMQNGSIEYHSSMMQPQPAPPGSVHVHQGPPAPATPQQLLIPPGSPSVKPAPPNAMLHPQQQSTFIPEGVGSGGGGGGGGLVTVHSSSQPPSTGIPASLRGPSNPYPLYYFNIEVNGSPHGRIVIEVRPDAAPKMAKNFSVLATGEVGVGYKGCTIFQCWDGESVITGDFELNNGRGGRSIFDDGYFMPDDTKFPAVRGAVGMRRTQKRHDNLGMVGSQFRIILQEMRGFTGIFGHVVEGLELVEKISTFGDQTGKPTKNILITKCGKL; this is encoded by the exons ATGCGTCCACCCCCGTCGGCCGTCTCTTCCTTCGATCACTTTCTCCCGGACGAAATG ATGCTGGATCCGAGCGTGTTAACGGATTTAGAAGAACTGACGCTTTGCAGTTATTGCAAGCAGAAGTATAACGACGCCGAGCAATGCCCGAAATACCTTAGTTGCAAACATTACTTCTGCCTACGTTGcatagaaaacaatttattaaaggGACGGGAGTTGTTCTGCGCCCACTGTTGGAAAAGGACGGACCTGGGCGACCAAGGGCCCGATGCTCTACCGACTCATTCTTCTCTCCTCGCGCTAGCCAACAATTTGTCTCACTTGAAAATTACCACGAACAACACATCCGGGAAAACCAACGACAAGGAGAGAAAG AGTGAGAATTGCCACACGCACGGGATGCCTCTGGCGTTATGGTGCGCGACATGCTGCACGGCGCTTTGTAGAGCATGTGCAACTCCACAGGAACACCCGGGCCACCAGATTAAATCGCAAACTGATGCCAAAGAACAACTTATATCCGAC GTTCAATTGGAGCTGGTTGCCATGGGAAAGTTATCGACCGAGATTCAGAGATTGGCTATGCAGCAACGGGAGTTTTTGATAAAAGTGTTGGAGGCCTGCGTAACGTTGAAAACGCACGTGGAAACGGATCTTCAGAACGGCTGGAGTCACTTTCCTGAAATAACTGACGCGCGGGAGACGCTTGGTAAAGCGAAAGCTAGTCTGCAGATGATCGAGAGCCCCGGGGACGTGTACAGTTTACATTCGCAGCTGATAATCGAGAAACAGAGATTGCAATCCAAGTATCAAGAGATGATGTTGCAGTGCCAGCTGGACGACCTGATAGGGAACTCGGGGGTGGTGTTCGATTTCGCATTGTTGAAGCAAGCGCTGGCTGGAATCCACACGGGCGAGCCGATAGTCTCGCAAGGTGCGAGTAACGGCGGTAGATTACCGAATCACTTGGCGGCTTCGCAAAACCCGATATTGTTCCTCGCTAACTATTGCATGTCCCAGCTGTATTCGAGGCACGTGGTCAGCAAGCAACAACACATGCAGAACGGTTCCATAGAGTACCACTCGAGCATGATGCAGCCACAGCCAGCTCCGCCGGGGTCCGTCCATGTTCACCAAGGTCCACCGGCGCCGGCCACCCCGCAGCAACTTCTCATCCCGCCTGGTTCACCGTCCGTCAAACCCGCGCCACCGAATGCTATGCTACACCCGCAGCAACAGTCGACGTTCATACCGGAAGGGGTCGgcagcggcggcggcggcggcggtggcggctTGGTAACCGTCCACTCGTCTTCTCAACCACCGTCCACCGGCATACCAGCGTCCCTCCGAGGACCTTCGAACCCTTATCCACTGTACTATTTCAATATCGAGGTGAACGGATCACCCCACGGTCGCATCGTGATAGAAGTGAGGCCCGACGCGGCGCCAAAGATGGCCAAGAATTTTAGCGTGCTCGCCACCGGCGAGGTGGGAGTCGGTTACAAAGGTTGCACGATCTTTCAGTGCTGGGACGGCGAGTCGGTCATCACTGGCGACTTCGAGTTGAACAACGGCCGCGGAGGCAGGAGCATATTCGACGACGGATACTTCATGCCCGACGACACAAAGTTCCCCGCGGTCAGAGGCGCGGTGGGAATGCGACGAACGCAGAAACGGCACGATAACCTCGGCATGGTCGGCTCGCAGTTTCGTATAATACTGCAGGAGATGCGCGGCTTTACGGGGATCTTCGGCCACGTCGTCGAGGGATTGGAGCTGGTCGAGAAGATATCTACTTTCGGCGATCAGACCGGCAAGCCTACGAAGAATATTCTAATCACTAAATGCGGTAAATTGTAA
- the LOC128875338 gene encoding uncharacterized protein LOC128875338 isoform X2, with product MMLDPSVLTDLEELTLCSYCKQKYNDAEQCPKYLSCKHYFCLRCIENNLLKGRELFCAHCWKRTDLGDQGPDALPTHSSLLALANNLSHLKITTNNTSGKTNDKERKSENCHTHGMPLALWCATCCTALCRACATPQEHPGHQIKSQTDAKEQLISDVQLELVAMGKLSTEIQRLAMQQREFLIKVLEACVTLKTHVETDLQNGWSHFPEITDARETLGKAKASLQMIESPGDVYSLHSQLIIEKQRLQSKYQEMMLQCQLDDLIGNSGVVFDFALLKQALAGIHTGEPIVSQGASNGGRLPNHLAASQNPILFLANYCMSQLYSRHVVSKQQHMQNGSIEYHSSMMQPQPAPPGSVHVHQGPPAPATPQQLLIPPGSPSVKPAPPNAMLHPQQQSTFIPEGVGSGGGGGGGGLVTVHSSSQPPSTGIPASLRGPSNPYPLYYFNIEVNGSPHGRIVIEVRPDAAPKMAKNFSVLATGEVGVGYKGCTIFQCWDGESVITGDFELNNGRGGRSIFDDGYFMPDDTKFPAVRGAVGMRRTQKRHDNLGMVGSQFRIILQEMRGFTGIFGHVVEGLELVEKISTFGDQTGKPTKNILITKCGKL from the exons ATG ATGCTGGATCCGAGCGTGTTAACGGATTTAGAAGAACTGACGCTTTGCAGTTATTGCAAGCAGAAGTATAACGACGCCGAGCAATGCCCGAAATACCTTAGTTGCAAACATTACTTCTGCCTACGTTGcatagaaaacaatttattaaaggGACGGGAGTTGTTCTGCGCCCACTGTTGGAAAAGGACGGACCTGGGCGACCAAGGGCCCGATGCTCTACCGACTCATTCTTCTCTCCTCGCGCTAGCCAACAATTTGTCTCACTTGAAAATTACCACGAACAACACATCCGGGAAAACCAACGACAAGGAGAGAAAG AGTGAGAATTGCCACACGCACGGGATGCCTCTGGCGTTATGGTGCGCGACATGCTGCACGGCGCTTTGTAGAGCATGTGCAACTCCACAGGAACACCCGGGCCACCAGATTAAATCGCAAACTGATGCCAAAGAACAACTTATATCCGAC GTTCAATTGGAGCTGGTTGCCATGGGAAAGTTATCGACCGAGATTCAGAGATTGGCTATGCAGCAACGGGAGTTTTTGATAAAAGTGTTGGAGGCCTGCGTAACGTTGAAAACGCACGTGGAAACGGATCTTCAGAACGGCTGGAGTCACTTTCCTGAAATAACTGACGCGCGGGAGACGCTTGGTAAAGCGAAAGCTAGTCTGCAGATGATCGAGAGCCCCGGGGACGTGTACAGTTTACATTCGCAGCTGATAATCGAGAAACAGAGATTGCAATCCAAGTATCAAGAGATGATGTTGCAGTGCCAGCTGGACGACCTGATAGGGAACTCGGGGGTGGTGTTCGATTTCGCATTGTTGAAGCAAGCGCTGGCTGGAATCCACACGGGCGAGCCGATAGTCTCGCAAGGTGCGAGTAACGGCGGTAGATTACCGAATCACTTGGCGGCTTCGCAAAACCCGATATTGTTCCTCGCTAACTATTGCATGTCCCAGCTGTATTCGAGGCACGTGGTCAGCAAGCAACAACACATGCAGAACGGTTCCATAGAGTACCACTCGAGCATGATGCAGCCACAGCCAGCTCCGCCGGGGTCCGTCCATGTTCACCAAGGTCCACCGGCGCCGGCCACCCCGCAGCAACTTCTCATCCCGCCTGGTTCACCGTCCGTCAAACCCGCGCCACCGAATGCTATGCTACACCCGCAGCAACAGTCGACGTTCATACCGGAAGGGGTCGgcagcggcggcggcggcggcggtggcggctTGGTAACCGTCCACTCGTCTTCTCAACCACCGTCCACCGGCATACCAGCGTCCCTCCGAGGACCTTCGAACCCTTATCCACTGTACTATTTCAATATCGAGGTGAACGGATCACCCCACGGTCGCATCGTGATAGAAGTGAGGCCCGACGCGGCGCCAAAGATGGCCAAGAATTTTAGCGTGCTCGCCACCGGCGAGGTGGGAGTCGGTTACAAAGGTTGCACGATCTTTCAGTGCTGGGACGGCGAGTCGGTCATCACTGGCGACTTCGAGTTGAACAACGGCCGCGGAGGCAGGAGCATATTCGACGACGGATACTTCATGCCCGACGACACAAAGTTCCCCGCGGTCAGAGGCGCGGTGGGAATGCGACGAACGCAGAAACGGCACGATAACCTCGGCATGGTCGGCTCGCAGTTTCGTATAATACTGCAGGAGATGCGCGGCTTTACGGGGATCTTCGGCCACGTCGTCGAGGGATTGGAGCTGGTCGAGAAGATATCTACTTTCGGCGATCAGACCGGCAAGCCTACGAAGAATATTCTAATCACTAAATGCGGTAAATTGTAA